One genomic segment of Clostridium estertheticum subsp. estertheticum includes these proteins:
- a CDS encoding EAL domain-containing protein codes for MAILTILYFLCGITYVILGIITFLNDSKNELNKLFSVMAINLALWSFMFFLMNGSRNAKAASDFYLYATFFWSIFYCLFLNFIIILTNKGAFFKKKFAYIILYLPALISIYLYVFHTETSQNFVETNLGWAYISSKNKGFIWSNFFNIYWFSYIISVIFLLFKWWRNSKIVREIKQAKLILVTTFIAAVAGGITDSLIPMIRRPVMPCIGIIFIVIPVIGVWYSIKKYKLMDLNPENFALEVLKIMSEGLIIANHEGIIKDINKGALELLGYDKSMIINKPINYLFTDKIELSKLTNCSSFEIEVLQSNNNKLSILLSSSVLKDEWGDSLGIVCIFQDISEIKHVQQKLKKSYDELEIKVGERTRELSSSNEELECEISSRIDMEFKIKKLAYYDFLTGLPNRTLFIDRLNQEIFNAALSKSFLGVLFLDLDSFKRINDTMGHAKGDELLKMVSKRLINTMLESDTVCRVGGDEFLILIQNIKNNEEIKAVSEKILADLKKPFIIDNTDLYITTSIGGSIYPMDGSDVETLIKNADIAMYKAKEKGRNKFELCTEIIKESLVEEMKLTKSLFGAIERNELELFYQPQISLITGKIIGLEALIRWNNTELGMVNPIDFIHIAEKTGLILPIGEWVLKTACKQNKEWKDKGILNVPIAVNISVNQFQNTKIIEDIITILKETGLDPNDLEIEITENIIMKETEYIIESLKQLKQLGIKIAIDDFGTEYSSLNYIKQLPVDKIKIDISFVRGININNKDEAIIKVIIALAKNLELKVIAEGVETKDQIEFLKKEGCDEIQGYYYYRPIPAKKIEELMEKINKSQ; via the coding sequence ATGGCTATATTAACAATTTTATATTTTTTATGTGGAATTACATATGTGATTTTGGGTATTATTACATTTTTAAATGATTCAAAAAATGAATTAAATAAACTATTTTCTGTAATGGCCATAAATTTGGCATTATGGTCGTTTATGTTCTTCTTGATGAATGGTTCAAGGAATGCTAAAGCTGCAAGTGATTTTTATTTATATGCTACATTTTTTTGGTCTATTTTTTATTGTTTATTTTTAAATTTTATAATTATTTTAACTAATAAAGGCGCTTTTTTTAAAAAGAAATTCGCTTATATAATTTTATATTTGCCAGCATTAATATCTATTTATCTTTATGTTTTCCATACAGAAACATCGCAAAACTTTGTTGAGACAAATTTAGGTTGGGCTTATATATCATCAAAAAATAAGGGATTTATTTGGTCGAATTTTTTCAATATATATTGGTTTTCTTATATAATTTCAGTTATATTCTTATTATTTAAATGGTGGAGGAATTCAAAAATAGTAAGGGAGATAAAACAGGCAAAACTTATATTGGTAACAACTTTTATTGCAGCTGTTGCAGGTGGGATTACAGATAGTCTAATTCCAATGATTAGAAGGCCAGTTATGCCGTGTATTGGTATTATATTTATTGTAATACCTGTAATTGGAGTATGGTATTCTATTAAAAAATACAAATTAATGGACCTTAATCCTGAAAATTTTGCTCTAGAGGTTTTGAAAATAATGAGTGAAGGGTTAATTATTGCAAATCATGAGGGTATTATAAAAGATATTAATAAAGGGGCGCTTGAATTATTAGGTTATGATAAAAGTATGATAATTAATAAACCTATAAACTATTTATTCACAGATAAGATAGAATTATCTAAATTAACAAACTGTAGTAGTTTTGAAATTGAAGTTTTACAAAGTAACAATAATAAATTATCAATACTTTTGTCTTCTTCAGTATTAAAGGATGAGTGGGGAGATTCACTGGGGATTGTTTGCATTTTTCAGGATATATCTGAAATTAAACATGTTCAGCAAAAACTGAAGAAATCATATGATGAACTTGAAATTAAGGTGGGGGAGAGAACTAGGGAGTTAAGTAGTTCTAATGAAGAACTCGAGTGTGAAATAAGTTCACGTATAGATATGGAATTTAAAATTAAAAAATTAGCATATTATGATTTCTTAACGGGGTTACCAAATAGAACATTATTTATTGATAGATTAAATCAGGAAATTTTTAATGCGGCTCTAAGTAAAAGTTTCCTAGGGGTATTATTCCTTGATTTAGATTCCTTTAAAAGGATAAATGACACAATGGGACATGCAAAAGGTGATGAGCTTTTAAAAATGGTCTCAAAGAGGTTAATAAATACAATGTTGGAAAGTGATACAGTTTGTAGAGTTGGAGGAGATGAATTTCTTATTCTGATTCAAAATATAAAAAACAACGAAGAGATTAAAGCTGTATCAGAAAAAATACTTGCTGATCTTAAAAAACCTTTTATAATAGATAATACTGATTTATATATAACTACTAGTATTGGTGGGTCCATTTATCCAATGGATGGTAGTGATGTAGAAACATTAATAAAAAATGCTGATATCGCAATGTATAAGGCAAAAGAAAAAGGTAGGAACAAATTTGAGCTTTGTACTGAAATTATTAAGGAAAGTTTAGTTGAAGAGATGAAGTTAACAAAGAGTTTATTTGGGGCAATAGAGAGAAATGAACTAGAACTATTTTATCAACCACAAATTAGTTTAATAACAGGTAAAATAATTGGTCTAGAAGCCTTAATAAGGTGGAACAATACAGAACTAGGAATGGTAAATCCAATAGATTTTATCCATATAGCAGAAAAAACAGGGTTGATATTGCCAATAGGTGAATGGGTACTTAAAACTGCATGTAAACAAAATAAAGAATGGAAAGATAAGGGTATTTTAAATGTACCTATAGCAGTTAATATTTCAGTGAATCAATTTCAAAACACAAAAATAATTGAAGATATTATCACAATTTTAAAGGAAACAGGGTTAGACCCAAATGATTTGGAAATAGAAATAACAGAAAATATAATAATGAAAGAGACAGAGTACATCATTGAATCTTTAAAGCAATTAAAACAACTTGGGATAAAAATTGCAATAGATGATTTTGGTACAGAATATTCTTCTTTAAATTATATTAAACAATTACCAGTTGATAAAATTAAGATAGATATTTCTTTTGTTAGAGGTATAAATATAAACAATAAAGATGAAGCAATAATTAAGGTTATAATTGCATTAGCTAAAAATTTAGAATTAAAGGTAATTGCTGAAGGGGTAGAGACAAAGGATCAGATTGAATTTTTGAAAAAAGAAGGGTGCGATGAAATACAAGGGTATTACTATTATAGACCGATCCCGGCAAAAAAAATAGAAGAACTAATGGAAAAAATTAACAAATCCCAGTAA
- a CDS encoding family 65 glycosyl hydrolase domain-containing protein translates to MKHYYELDEWNIIEKGFNACNNEISESIFSLGNGFMGQRANFEEAYSGNSLSGNYIAGVYYPDKTRVGWWKNGYPEYFAKVLNSTNWIGINIKVNDITLDLAKCSVREFKRVLNMKEGYLKRSFVATLENGNEIEVNAKRFISMTRSEIGVIKYSIRLLNFSGKLEVSPYLDGNVVNCDSNYDETFWDETSKGAKPYEAYVMLKTKKLDFHVCTSMTFQLTKNGEIIKPIVTLNESEKYVSNTVSVDCYKNDELVIYKYVANSSSRYYKLQELIKITRELASIAKKDGFEMLLEEQSKSWSEKWRESDIVIKGDVSAQQGIRFNIFQLNQTYTGEDYRLNIGPKGFTGEKYGGGTYWDTEAYCIPFYLSTAKEKVSKNLLLYRYNQLGKAIENAKKLGFKDGAALYPMVTMNGEECHNEWEITFEEIHRNGAIAYAIYNYVNYTGDKSYLYEFGLEVLIAISRFWAQRATFSSKKNKYVILGVTGPNEYENNVNNNWYTNKIACWTMQYTLNVINSLNEHQGKTLDELKSKVNFKDDEIINWKNIIKNMYYPLDEELGIFLQQDGYMDKEQILVKDLDKKNIPINQNWSWDRILRSCFIKQADVLQGIYLFEQEYDMATIKRNFDFYEPRTVHESSLSPCIHTILAAKIGNHEKAYDMYLRASRLDLDNYNNDTKDGCHTTSMAGTWMAVVHGFGGLRVINNKLILNPFIPDHWCSCSFKIMFRGALLNIKFTKETLQIQNENEIPINLSVHENDYYLNGNGLLEVKLS, encoded by the coding sequence ATGAAACATTATTATGAACTTGACGAATGGAACATTATTGAAAAGGGTTTTAATGCTTGTAATAACGAAATATCTGAGAGTATTTTCAGCTTAGGTAATGGTTTTATGGGACAACGAGCAAATTTTGAAGAAGCATATAGCGGTAATTCTCTTAGCGGAAACTATATAGCTGGAGTTTACTATCCTGATAAAACAAGAGTTGGTTGGTGGAAAAATGGATACCCAGAATATTTTGCTAAGGTTTTAAACTCAACAAATTGGATCGGAATAAACATTAAAGTTAATGACATTACTTTAGACCTTGCTAAGTGCAGTGTTCGTGAATTTAAAAGAGTTTTGAATATGAAAGAAGGATACCTGAAAAGAAGTTTTGTGGCTACACTAGAAAATGGAAATGAGATTGAAGTAAACGCTAAAAGATTTATAAGCATGACCCGCAGTGAGATAGGTGTTATAAAGTATTCTATTAGGTTATTAAATTTCAGCGGCAAATTAGAAGTTTCACCTTACCTTGATGGAAACGTTGTGAACTGTGATTCCAACTATGATGAAACATTTTGGGATGAGACTTCAAAAGGAGCTAAACCATATGAAGCATATGTGATGTTAAAAACTAAGAAATTAGATTTCCACGTATGTACAAGCATGACTTTCCAGCTAACTAAAAATGGTGAAATAATTAAACCAATTGTAACACTTAATGAAAGCGAAAAATATGTTTCGAATACTGTCTCAGTCGATTGTTATAAAAATGATGAACTTGTAATTTATAAATATGTTGCAAATAGCTCATCAAGGTATTATAAATTACAAGAATTAATTAAAATAACTAGAGAACTTGCAAGCATTGCTAAAAAAGATGGATTTGAGATGCTTTTAGAGGAACAATCTAAGTCTTGGAGTGAAAAATGGAGAGAAAGTGATATAGTTATAAAAGGTGATGTATCTGCTCAGCAAGGCATCCGATTTAATATATTTCAATTAAATCAAACCTATACAGGAGAAGATTATAGACTAAACATAGGGCCAAAAGGTTTCACTGGTGAGAAATATGGTGGTGGCACCTACTGGGATACTGAAGCTTACTGCATCCCCTTCTATTTAAGTACAGCAAAGGAAAAAGTATCAAAGAATCTTTTATTATATAGATATAACCAATTAGGCAAAGCCATAGAAAATGCAAAGAAATTAGGTTTTAAAGATGGAGCAGCTTTATATCCAATGGTTACAATGAATGGAGAAGAATGCCATAACGAGTGGGAAATAACTTTTGAAGAAATCCATAGAAATGGAGCCATAGCTTATGCTATATATAATTACGTAAACTACACTGGTGACAAGTCTTACCTTTATGAATTTGGTCTTGAGGTGCTTATAGCTATATCAAGGTTCTGGGCTCAAAGGGCAACTTTTTCAAGCAAAAAAAATAAATATGTAATTTTAGGTGTTACTGGACCTAATGAATATGAAAATAATGTAAATAATAATTGGTATACTAATAAAATTGCCTGTTGGACGATGCAGTATACCCTTAATGTTATAAATTCTTTAAATGAACATCAAGGTAAAACATTAGATGAACTAAAATCAAAGGTTAATTTTAAGGATGATGAGATAATTAATTGGAAAAACATAATTAAGAACATGTACTATCCTCTTGATGAAGAACTTGGAATTTTCCTTCAACAAGATGGTTACATGGATAAAGAGCAAATATTAGTCAAAGATCTAGATAAAAAAAATATTCCAATAAATCAAAACTGGTCATGGGATAGAATACTTCGCTCATGCTTTATAAAACAAGCTGATGTACTTCAAGGTATTTATTTATTTGAGCAGGAATATGACATGGCTACAATTAAAAGAAATTTTGATTTCTATGAACCAAGAACTGTACATGAGTCGTCCTTGTCTCCTTGTATTCATACAATACTCGCTGCTAAAATTGGAAATCATGAAAAAGCTTATGATATGTATTTAAGGGCATCTAGACTTGACCTTGATAATTATAATAATGACACAAAAGATGGCTGTCATACAACTAGCATGGCTGGAACTTGGATGGCAGTAGTGCATGGTTTTGGAGGGCTTCGAGTTATTAATAATAAGTTAATTTTAAACCCATTCATACCGGATCATTGGTGCTCATGTTCCTTCAAAATAATGTTTAGAGGTGCACTTTTAAATATTAAATTTACTAAAGAAACCCTTCAAATACAAAACGAGAATGAAATACCCATAAACTTATCAGTCCATGAAAATGATTATTATTTAAATGGAAATGGCTTATTAGAAGTTAAACTATCATAG